In the Primulina tabacum isolate GXHZ01 chromosome 15, ASM2559414v2, whole genome shotgun sequence genome, atgggcgccggaggggtatccggcgtggccactccgatgcttaagtcagtgaatgattcaagccaagaaccaatgtaaccaagtgatggttgtgatattggtgtgaatgaatgaatgtaaatataaagagagaacctgatatttatagtaggagaagtaatgatgacctcgttctccgtgctacctactaattatagtaggacggctgagcacaccctatattctgacatgtcaaatctcatactggtcacatccagcccatctgattttgtcaacccATCAGCCTGGTGTCAGAGATGGGACAGTCGTCCACATCCTATTCTGCTAGTATACTCGAGTGCGGTGCTCATATCGAAGTGGCCCGggtagaaagttcccgggagcttGAACGAGAACCCGGGCGTCAGTGGCCCGGGGAGGAGACGTCCCGGGCATTCACCCGCCCGGCTCCTGATGAACCCTTCCTGCCGACTTGTCCTGATTCTGGCCATCCATCCAGTATCCTGGGTCGTCCATGTCCCGGGCACAAGAATCGTCCATGACTCGGGCACAACCCGGGCTATCTCGAGGGTATCAatgtatataataaattaaaaatattgaaatttcaATATAATTTTTAGCTTAGATGGTATCATAATTCTTCTGACATtacatttcaaaaaaaaaaatcgtataTTTGGGTTGAGTTCGGTTTTATATCGGTTCGATTTTACTTATATAAATTTATCGATTTGGTTGGTAAAAAAATGTTATATCGGTTCAGTTATTGAATAGTTTTGTTCGATCGGCAAGAGCTGTGATTGCAAATAAAAAACTGTGATTGCAAATAAAAAACCGCAAGGACCGCCATTCAaagtaatatatttaattaaaaggaCCGGCCGGTCTCTTGTTATTTTGCTTTTAAAATTAAATGGACCGGATTTACCGATTTCGGTTCCTTGTTATTATTGGTATGGGATATAAGTTCGAAAACCTTTTGACCTATTTGCCCCTCTTCTCTTTTCTGTTTTCTCCTCTCCTCCAAACCCCCATTTCATGGCCATGTTTGGCATCTACTCCTTCGAATTCAGGTAACACCTTCTCTATTATGCACAAATGTGTCCGATGAATTCACAGATTTTCGGAGATTAGTTTTCCCGCTTATGTATGGGCATGTACCCAGAATTTTTGAGAATATATTAATCTATCTGTCTTCATTTTGAGTTAAATTTGCTGAAAATGGCCATGCTTGTGAGGAAAGTCCAAAAATTGAAAGCCGTAGTTCGAGTAGCCTCGGAAAATCCGATTCTGATAGCATTCTTGAAACACCTCCAAAATTTCCCGGTCGCATGTTTTGAAGAATCGCTTCAAAAACCCTATTCGACGAATTCATCGAAATTTCCTGAATATGAAATGCCCACGGTCACGTGGGGAGTAATTCAAGGCCGGAAGGAGAAGTTAGTGTCAAGGGTTATTGTTTGCGACTACTTGAAATCTATAGGGATAATCCCAGATGAATTGGAGGGACTTGAATTGCCCTCCACGGTCGAGGTAATGCGCGAGAGAGTCGAATTTTTGCAGAAAATAGGCCTCACTATCGATGACTTTAATGAATACCCGTTAATGCTAGGTTGCAGTGTGCGTAAGAACATCATTCCGGTGTTGGGATACTTGGAAAAGATTGGGATTCCTAGGGGAAGAATGGGCGAGTTTGTGAAAAATTATCCTCAATGCTTACATGCTAGTGTAGTGGTGGAGCTTGCTCCAGTTATTAGGTGTTTACGTGGGCTTGATGTGGAAAAACAAGATATCGGGTATGTATTGATGAAATATCCAGAACTTTTAGGTTTCAAGCTTGAAGGAACGATGAGTACTTCGGTTGCTTATTTGGTTAGTATAGGGGTTAACCCTCGGGATATCGGACCAATGGTGACTCAGTATCCATATATCTTGGGGATGCGAGTCGGGACAATGATAAAACCACTTGTCGAGTATTTAGTCTCGTTGGGTTTACCGAAGAAGGTTTTGGCAAGAATGTTTGAGAAGCGGGCATATATTCTTGGTTATAATCTTGAAGAAACTGTGAAACCAAACATTGATTGTTTGATGAGTTTTGGTGTTCGGAGAGAAGCACTTCCTTCAATTATTGCACAATATCCACAAATTATTGGACTCCCTTTGAAAGCAAAATTATCATCACAACAATACTTTTTCAATTTGAAGCTCAAGATCAGTCCTGATGGATTTGCTCTAGTGGTGGAGAAAATGCCGCAGATAGTTAGCCTTAACCAAAAGGTGATTATGAAACCTGTAGAATTTCTTATTGGACGGGGTATTTCTCCCGATGATGTAGCAAAAATGGTCATAAAGTGCCCTCAATTAGTTGCTCTACAAATCGGCCTTATGAAAAacagttattattattacaagACTGAAATAGGAAGGCCAGTGAAAGAGCTTGTCGAGTTTCCTGAATACTTGACTTACAGCTTAGAATCAAGGATTAAACCAAGGTACCAGAGATTACAGAGCAAGGGGATTAGATGTTCTTTGGCTTGGTTCCTTAACTGTAGTGATCAGAGGTTTGAAGAGAGATTACAAGGAGAATATATAGATGCAGAGAGCACGGGTCCAACCTTTTTTATGGGTGGCAAGTTAGAGCTTTCAGGAAGTGAGATTGTATcagaagaagaggctgacagTGAAGATGAAATTCTCTATAGACGCACTGTTTCTTTGTAGCAATATTTAATTTGATTCAGCATTTCTTTTTTTGCTTACATCACCTCTAATATGGTCATAGCATTAGAGATACATTAAGTTTACTGTTGCTCGCTGTTAATACGTCCTATCTTTAGCATGTATCAACATGATATGTGCAATCAGTTCTTAATTTATCTTCTGTTAccattttgttttgtttggTTCAAGAGATACATTAGTGTTATGCTAGCTCGAATTGATTGCAGAGCTATGCTGTTTCGTGTATTTGTAGACTATTCACGAAGCTTGTGTAAGGTGGTTCTAGGATTTTATGCTTCTGCTCTTATTTCTGCTTCTATTTCCTTATTTTTGTTCTGGAGGCTGAATCCTTTGCAAGGGTGTATTGTTTTCTTCATAACATACTAGGTTTTCTCAGAGGATGCATATTCTGGTTCCGTTTACATCAATTTGAatcatttatatttattaacatGATTCTAAAATTCGCTAGGCGTTAGTCGGAACCCAGACTAGCATCTAGAGCCTAGGCCATTTAGGCGGTGGCTAGGCGTCGCTAGGCGGATTACACGGTATCAAGAGATTTGTACTGGTTCTAAAACTAAATTTCAGCCCAAATTTAAAATCCAATTAACAACTGGTTCATTCCTTCTGCTTAAGGCGGATCAGAATAATAAGCAATGTAAAAGTaatcaaaataaagaaaaaaattatttttaaggtCTGGTTCGATTTTCTTACATATGCAGAAGTAAATAGACAAAGAAGATGACAGTGCCTTGGAATATGATATACTGGGTTGGTTTCAAATTAAAAATGTAGGGCCTTGGAATTAAATAGTATCTTGAAAATGTAGTTGGACTGAGATGGAAGTCCATTCCGTAAGTGAATAACCTGAGAGACAGCTCAACTAATCAGAAAAACCGCGACATTTATAAATGCAGCTGATTTATCTTTGCTTTCTACCTGTCAGCtgcattaatatttaatttagattatttttatgatttcaaAAGCTTGAAAAATGCTTAATCgtgtataatatatatacagcgataaaatatttgatttttttcgGATATATGTTATTGAAAAGAATCAGGTtcattaatattatttgtttaaaaatgttttctaaaaaaaatttaaaataatacttaATATTGTATGCTGCACAAACTCTTGCGAAACGATAACATAATTTAATTTTGTAAGACGGGTTTTTTATTTGGGTCCTCCatcaacatattattttttatgtcaaaatattattttaattgcaaatataaaaaatattgatttgtttaataaatacagatccgtgagatcgtcacataataataataatatatatatatatatataaattttttgccAAAACAGGAAAGTTCAGCCCAAATTActtattaaaaaagaaaatacaatatttaattaatttatttaatttttcttaaaaaaattgttgAGTATTAAAAGTTACCACTTAAACAAGGTTTTCTCATAGATGTTAAATTAACATTTAGTAATCATAAATGTTTGATCCAAAATGCATGTTATTTCGAGATTACAttaatttgaaagagttaatATATAATAGTTTTCTTTTAAAactatatgtatattgtatctCTCGAACTGTcttcttaaaatttaaataaaagagcACAATAAAATTAGAAAAGAGATTCAAAAAGGTTTCAAATAGACATTAAATTACCCTCAATAATCAGAAATGTTTTAAACTTAATTTGTATGCTGTTATGAACTACCTACATATAGAAACAATGAGAACAATGAGACGTTAAGTTTGAAATCTTTCTTTCATGACTCGAGAAGTAAATAATATTATTCTCCAATTTgtacaaaaatttaattattacacATTAGTtaatgtgataattttcttctatattacaAAGTTCATGATACATGGTATATAAAATGTCTCGTAATGGAAAGACTTAAACCAATTCTAAAGGAAGTACACATCTTATAATAGGACGCCTTATAAAACTTATTGGCGTTGTTTTTGAATACACATagtaaatgttaataaaataaattttataatttatacatAGTTTACTTATGATCACATATTTCATTTTTTCTTTAGGAATAATAAGTTGTCTACATTATGAGAGATTCTGTGGATACAATCACAACCAAATTGGATAAAAATATTGATGTAACAATTATTGTTATCTTTCAAATGTATCGAACACGTACCATGTCACaaaattgtttgtgaatgaGTATTTTTACGAAGTTACTCAATTTTGAAAaaatgatttctcattaattttattgaatttgatctaaaaatatttattttatcacataaaaataataataatatctatTTAAGTTGATTGTCGACATCAATACAGTAAATACGATAAGCACCATCTTATCGCCTTAAACTAATACaatctaaaattttaatatatgatagtgattatcagccaaaaaaattaatcgacatatattatattttaaaaaaattcaaaataacgaaagaatagttttttatttttatttttttataattatataatttttttaaaacttaaatatatattattttaataataattaatttttaataatatcaccTCCTAAATtgcaaaaattaataataatatataatctgACATTTTTGCTAGAtagtatattttattttttcaataaataaatgTAGGATGTCTAAAATTCAACTCCCATCGTTCAACCAATACCATAATTAATGTTTTCAGTCGGTACCTCCTGGAGGGAGTGGAAGAGTATTtgcaaaatattatattttgtaaaattgattaaatttatagtttataaaaaatagaaaaaattattaagcctttgaaaataaaaacacatctCTCTTCATTTATTAAAGTGAAtgtaaatgttaaatttttattatattataaaaatattgaagATAATAATGTCCAaagaaattttcatttattaattaaaatatcataatcacTTTTGAAAAATCATATCGAGACCAGCTTTGAGATTCTAATTATTATTAAAGTGATCAAAAGCCAAAGCTAAAATTTGGTCTAATAaacactaaaaaaaattattttgtttttgtttttttaattgcaAACATTCTCTTATTATCTTTAATAATGAAATTTGTGTTTGTTTGGATTTGAAccaaattataaattatatctCATTAATTAGCAGCGAGGGACAACACAAGAAATCATCGAGTCAAATTTGAGGCCAagtcaatatttatttattcaacAATATAACAAAAGTCCAATGATTTTAAATATAGAGCAAGTTTCTTGAGAGACGGTCAcacaaatctttatatgtgagacatgtaccctacccatattcacaataaaaaataatactcttagcataaaaagtaatattttttcatggatgacccaaataagagatctgtctcacaaaatacgacccgtaagatcgtctcacacaagtttttgcattaAATTTATTAACTTTTCTATTCAAGTCAACATTCGTATTTATTCAAGTGTTGAGTATTTCAATATGTAAATTAAATTGAAACAGTACAGTTGAAAacgaaattgaaaataatataaatatttataaatccATATTTTTCGTCGTCTTTTTTCACGAACCAAACGATACATATTATACTTTAAATGATATTTCAACATTTAGTTTATGATATCTTAGGAAAACATAAAGTTTTATTTAGATGATAGGAAACGAAATTAgttaaaaaatatgatatttttatttaaatatattgggTTATTTACTAACCACATACCAAAATTTAATCTTTATTATTCCAACAACTGATTTAGTGTGAaaccaaaataatttattaatttgttaTTGCATGAAACAACATCATAGGGTTAAACAGCAATTAAACTAAGATATTGGGGCGAAAGTTAATATTATTATCTTCAGCAAAAAGTATTCAAAATTATCCGACTTTTCAAGGGCTTCCTTTTCCACTCTACACTTGCACAGCCTTCAATTGCAATTGCGAGTGCAAGCAATCTACATGAGTTTTGACTTTGTTTTTGATTTTTTCCTTTCAAATCTCTTGCTTAAGCCCTCAAGAATTCAGACATTTCCCATGTTTATAGAGGCTTTAAAATCTTCTCTGAATTaattaaagaaagaaaaatatggACATTCCTGAAGATTTTAGATGTCCCATTTCAACGGAGCTCATGAAAGATCCTGTAACGATCTCTACAGGCGTCAGCTACGAGCGGAAAAACATCGAAAAATGGTTTTACGTTTACAAGAAAACGACATGTCCTGCAACTATGCAGATGGTCGAGGTTTTTGACGTGACTCCAAATCATACCCTCAAGAACTTGATATATGCATGGTGTATCTCAAAAGGATATCAGAAACCTGGTTTTATTGGGCCCGTTTCGAGTAAACACGATGAATTCGTCTCGATTCTTGGAACGATTGACTCGACACCGTTTAAGGTAAGTTGTTTGCGAAAACTCGGGGATATTCTTGAAATGAGTGATGAGTTTAAGGAAGATTTCAAGGCATCAGGAGGAGTCGAGGCTCTTGTGAAGATAATCACACAGATTTTAGCCGAATCTTTGGATTTCGCAGCGTTCCGAGCTTGTGAGGAGGCTCTAGGAGTTTTGAATCAGGTTCCATTTTCAGAAGAAGATGAGAGGATCCTTCATATCTTGATGAGACCTGAGTGCATGAAATCCATGGCGATCATGCTTCAGAGAGGCAGTTCAGAAGCAAGATTTTGCACGATTTCAGTGTTACAAAAGATTTCAAGATCAGATTATCAATGGAATGTTCATGTTGCAGAAGAAAATGGGATCGATTTCTTTAAAACATTGTTAGACATTTTATCTGATGAAAATTGTACTAAAGCAAGTTCTTGTTCTTTGCAAGTGTTGGTAGAAATCTTGGATTCGTCAAAAAAAGCCAGGCTAAAATCCATCGAAGCTGGAGCGATTTGTACACTGGTCGAACTTCTCCCGGATTCAAACAGATGGAAATGtgagaaaattatgtatttgatgaagTTAATGTGCGAATGTGCGGAAGGGAGATTGGCTCTTGTTGAACATG is a window encoding:
- the LOC142527543 gene encoding transcription termination factor MTERF4, chloroplastic — encoded protein: MAMLVRKVQKLKAVVRVASENPILIAFLKHLQNFPVACFEESLQKPYSTNSSKFPEYEMPTVTWGVIQGRKEKLVSRVIVCDYLKSIGIIPDELEGLELPSTVEVMRERVEFLQKIGLTIDDFNEYPLMLGCSVRKNIIPVLGYLEKIGIPRGRMGEFVKNYPQCLHASVVVELAPVIRCLRGLDVEKQDIGYVLMKYPELLGFKLEGTMSTSVAYLVSIGVNPRDIGPMVTQYPYILGMRVGTMIKPLVEYLVSLGLPKKVLARMFEKRAYILGYNLEETVKPNIDCLMSFGVRREALPSIIAQYPQIIGLPLKAKLSSQQYFFNLKLKISPDGFALVVEKMPQIVSLNQKVIMKPVEFLIGRGISPDDVAKMVIKCPQLVALQIGLMKNSYYYYKTEIGRPVKELVEFPEYLTYSLESRIKPRYQRLQSKGIRCSLAWFLNCSDQRFEERLQGEYIDAESTGPTFFMGGKLELSGSEIVSEEEADSEDEILYRRTVSL
- the LOC142526812 gene encoding E3 ubiquitin-protein ligase PUB23-like; amino-acid sequence: MDIPEDFRCPISTELMKDPVTISTGVSYERKNIEKWFYVYKKTTCPATMQMVEVFDVTPNHTLKNLIYAWCISKGYQKPGFIGPVSSKHDEFVSILGTIDSTPFKVSCLRKLGDILEMSDEFKEDFKASGGVEALVKIITQILAESLDFAAFRACEEALGVLNQVPFSEEDERILHILMRPECMKSMAIMLQRGSSEARFCTISVLQKISRSDYQWNVHVAEENGIDFFKTLLDILSDENCTKASSCSLQVLVEILDSSKKARLKSIEAGAICTLVELLPDSNRWKCEKIMYLMKLMCECAEGRLALVEHGMGIAAVSKKMMNVSNLVTKIGVKIFWLILNYHSSERVLEEILVCGAVGRLVSLLQMDGGVGGPTTERVVKILQLHGGRWRRYPCFPVEFKKLHWC